One segment of Anastrepha obliqua isolate idAnaObli1 chromosome 3, idAnaObli1_1.0, whole genome shotgun sequence DNA contains the following:
- the LOC129240224 gene encoding uncharacterized protein LOC129240224, with protein MKLIRVCNPDIPTQEWRYVKTITNQNSADESKEQKRATMQALLLLTENSIEPLAKCDGQLRYGFVKVKLHIYKTDTDAIEFLATKESEKPMRELEPMSETEPMSEDDQPTEEEYASSGSEMGLGRLYFEREDKSTPL; from the exons ATGAAGCTCATCCGGGTCTGCAATCCAGATATCCCAACGCAGGAGTGGAGATACGTCAAAACCATTACCAACCAAAACAGCGCGGACGAATCGAAAGAGCAGAAGCGCGCcaccatgcaggctctcctgctccTCACGGAGAACTCAATTGAACCGTTAGCGAAATGCGACGGGCAACTGAGGTACGGTTTTGTAAAGGTGAAGCTCCACATTTATAAAACCGACACGGATGCAATTGAGTTCCTTGCCACAAAGGAAAGCGAAAAGCCCATGAGGGAGCTGGAACCCATGAGCGAAACCGAGCCAATGAGCGAGGACGACCagcccaccgaagaagaatacgcctcttcaggctcagaaatgggcttagggaggTTGTACTTCGAACGGGAGG ATAAATCTACACCACTGTAA